The Eremothecium cymbalariae DBVPG#7215 chromosome 8, complete sequence genome has a window encoding:
- the CCT4 gene encoding chaperonin-containing T-complex subunit CCT4 (similar to Ashbya gossypii ADR083W) yields MPSKVTASNATFNNREKPQEVRKANIIAARAVADAIRTSLGPKGMDKMIKTSRAEIIISNDGHTILQQMAILHPVAKMLVEVSGAQDAEAGDGTTSVVILTGALLGAADKLLNKGIHPTIIAESFQRAAKRSVEILLNMSHKISLQDRDALVRAAATSLSSKIVSQYSSILAPLAVNCVLKITTEDSTNVELNDIRLIKKVGGTIDETELVDGVVLTQSVVKNAGGPIRMDKARIALIQFQISPPKPDTENNIVVNDYRQMDKILKEERAYLLNICKKIKKAKCNVLLIQKSILRDAVNDLALHFLSKLNILVIKDIERDEVEFLSKSLGCRPISDIDLFTEDRLGSADLLEEIDSDGTKIVKITGVKSPNTKPTVSCIVRGANNVVLDETERSLHDALCVIRCLVKERALIAGGGAPEIEVSRTLMKEARALEGVEAFVWQEFAEALEVIPITLAENAGLNSIKVITELRSRHEKGEANAGISVRRSGTTNTYDEHILQPVLVSTSAITLASECVKSVLRIDDITFSR; encoded by the coding sequence ATGCCATCGAAGGTTACCGCTAGTAACGCTACATTCAATAATAGGGAAAAGCCTCAAGAGGTTCGCAAGGCAAATATCATTGCTGCGCGTGCTGTTGCAGATGCAATCCGTACTTCTCTGGGTCCAAAAGGAATGGACAAGATGATCAAGACTTCTCGTGCAGAGATTATTATATCTAATGATGGTCATACTATATTGCAGCAAATGGCGATCTTGCATCCTGTTGCGAAAATGTTGGTTGAAGTTTCAGGCGCTCAAGATGCTGAGGCGGGTGATGGTACTACTTCTGTTGTGATATTGACGGGTGCGTTGCTTGGAGCTGCTGATAAATTGTTGAACAAGGGCATTCATCCTACTATAATTGCAGAATCGTTCCAGCGTGCTGCAAAGAGATCTGTTGAGATTTTACTAAATATGTCTCATAAAATTTCTCTTCAAGATCGGGATGCTTTAGTGCGTGCTGCTGCCACTTCATTAAGCTCTAAGATTGTTAGTCAATATTCTTCGATCTTGGCTCCGCTAGCTGTTAATTGTGTTTTGAAGATTACTACTGAGGACTCCACGAATGTTGAATTAAACGACATACGTTTGATTAAGAAAGTTGGCGGTACCATCGATGAGACAGAGCTGGTTGATGGTGTTGTACTAACCCAGTCAGTTGTAAAAAATGCAGGCGGTCCAATTCGGATGGATAAGGCTAGGATTGCTTTGATCCAGTTTCAGATCTCTCCTCCAAAACCAGATACAGAGAATAACATTGTGGTTAATGATTACAGACAAATGGACAAGATCTTGAAGGAGGAGCGTGCATACTTGTTAAACATCTGTAAGAAGATCAAGAAGGCAAAATGTAATGTTCTATTGATTCAAAAGTCTATTTTGCGAGATGCTGTGAACGACCTAGCGCTACATTTCTTATCGAAACTGAACATTCTTGTAATTAAGGATATTGAGAGAGACGAGGTAGAGTTCTTGTCAAAAAGTTTAGGTTGCAGGCCTATCTCTGATATTGATTTGTTTACGGAAGATCGTTTGGGTTCTGCAGATTTATTGGAGGAAATTGACAGTGACGGTACCAAGATAGTTAAGATAACTGGTGTCAAGAGCCCTAATACCAAACCTACTGTTTCCTGTATTGTTCGCGGTGCTAACAATGTTGTTCTTGACGAGACTGAACGTTCGCTACATGATGCACTATGCGTTATACGTTGTTTGGTTAAAGAAAGAGCGCTGATTGCTGGCGGAGGTGCTCCTGAAATTGAGGTGTCCCGTACTTTAATGAAGGAAGCGCGTGCCTTGGAAGGTGTTGAGGCCTTTGTCTGGCAGGAATTTGCAGAAGCATTAGAAGTCATTCCAATTACCCTTGCCGAAAACGCAGGCTTGAATAGTATTAAGGTGATTACTGAACTTCGTTCTAGACATGAAAAAGGTGAAGCAAACGCTGGTATTTCAGTGAGACGTTCTGGTACTACTAATACATATGACGAACATATCTTACAGCCAGTTTTGGTCAGCACCAGCGCCATCACTTTGGCATCTGAATGTGTTAAATCAGTACTTCGTATCGACGATATTACCTTCAGTCGCTAG
- the BPL1 gene encoding biotin--[acetyl-CoA-carboxylase] ligase BPL1 (similar to Ashbya gossypii ADR085W), whose amino-acid sequence MNVYIYNGPGTSSESVSQTVTILRHFLEPYYAVSTISPRSLSNEAWYSKTSALVFPGGADIPYVKACKSATALIKKFVSKQGGIYIGICAGSYFGSGRVEFDVDGPLGVVGNRDLQFFPGIARGPAFRGFEYNSEAGARAPILKPSNADGEEFAVYFNGGPVFVDAHKYANVEILAEYQEDLDVPCSDDIDSAQIPSAASVILCKVGKGKALLSGAHFEFNPGLLMTSQRKDDKRKIIDTLKEHEKARLAFLREILIKAGLRFNTSRLSSQIPSLTPLVACSVHNGQLLHQFAESLKGESTKEGNRFEFKSNADTFHLYQGFSAYESTRDDLRDKDLNIVIKPLLIGTDHDMLPSPALTPNFDIKKYFDNLNADTSLGSILLYGEVVTSTSTLLDSNKTLLHKMPENSVLFVSTLQVAGRGRGNNVWVNPRGVSASTVCINLPVVSPRTGDKISIAFVQYLSMLAYCEAILSYAPGFEDIPIRIKWPNDMYALDPEYYRRNDIKLVGKGIKSNIIPLSEVERVYVKISGMLVNSNFINNKYSLLIGCGINLFNEAPTTSVMTWVNILNKERALVDLDPLPKIEIERLLALYMTKLGSLISDFINYGPKLALPRYYRLWLHSGQIVHLQDYNNTRAMITGITSDYGLLIARELKQGSDNEFTGLEYTLQPDGNSFDIFKGLISKKLT is encoded by the coding sequence ATGAATGTGTATATCTATAATGGTCCTGGTACTAGTTCAGAGTCGGTTAGTCAAACAGTTACCATCCTACGGCATTTCTTAGAACCATATTATGCGGTTTCTACGATATCCCCAAGGTCTCTTAGCAACGAGGCATGGTATTCAAAAACGTCAGCTCTGGTTTTTCCTGGTGGTGCAGACATACCATATGTTAAGGCTTGCAAATCTGCTACTGCATTAATCAAGAAGTTTGTGTCTAAGCAAGGcggaatatatattggtaTCTGTGCTGGTAGTTATTTTGGTAGTGGTCGTGTGGAATTTGATGTGGATGGACCTTTGGGGGTTGTTGGGAATAGAGATCTGCAGTTCTTTCCAGGTATTGCTAGGGGACCTGCATTCAGGGGATTTGAATATAATTCTGAAGCAGGTGCTCGGGCCCCAATTTTGAAGCCTTCTAATGCTGATGGAGAAGAGTTTGCTGTGTATTTTAATGGTGGGCCAGTCTTTGTTGATGCACATAAGTATGCAAATGTTGAAATATTGGCCGAATATCAAGAAGACTTGGATGTTCCATGTTCTGACGACATCGATTCTGCGCAAATCCCTAGTGCAGCATCAGTCATACTATGTAAGGTTGGAAAGGGTAAGGCACTATTGTCAGGGGCTCATTTTGAGTTCAATCCTGGGCTATTAATGACATCCCAGAGGAAAGATGATAAACGTAAAATTATTGATACTTTGAAGGAGCATGAAAAAGCTAGGTTGGCTTTCTTAAGAGAAATTCTGATTAAGGCTGGTTTACGTTTTAATACTAGTAGGTTATCTTCTCAAATTCCAAGTTTAACGCCACTTGTCGCCTGCTCGGTGCATAATGGGCAACTACTTCATCAATTTGCTGAGTCCCTTAAGGGTGAGTCTACAAAAGAAGGTAATAGatttgaattcaaaagCAATGCCGACACCTTTCATCTGTACCAGGGGTTCTCGGCTTATGAATCTACTCGAGATGATTTAAGAGACAAGGACCTAAATATTGTCATTAAGCCACTTCTTATTGGTACAGATCATGACATGTTGCCATCACCTGCATTAACACCTAACTTCGACATAAAAAAGTATTTCGACAATCTGAATGCTGATACATCACTAGGCTCCATACTTCTTTATGGAGAAGTTGTAACTTCCACGAGCACATTATTAGACTCGAACAAAACATTACTTCATAAGATGCCGGAGAACTCCGTTTTATTTGTTAGTACCTTGCAGGTTGCTGGAAGAGGGCGTGGAAATAATGTTTGGGTTAATCCAAGAGGTGTTTCTGCCTCAACTGTTTGCATTAACTTACCAGTTGTATCTCCTAGGACTGGCGATAAAATTTCAATTGCTTTTGTGCAATACCTGTCCATGCTCGCGTATTGCGAAGCTATCTTATCATATGCTCCCGGTTTTGAGGATATTCCTATAAGAATTAAGTGGCCCAATGATATGTACGCATTAGACCCAGAATATTACCGCAGAAATGATATCAAATTGGTTGGTAAGGGCATAAAGTCGAATATTATACCTCTTTCTGAAGTTGAACGTGTGTACGTAAAAATATCGGGCATGCTTGTAAATTCCAACTTCAtaaacaacaaatactCTTTGCTGATAGGTTGTGGTATTAACTTATTTAATGAAGCTCCAACAACTTCAGTGATGACTTGGGTGAACATTTTGAATAAGGAACGCGCTTTGGTTGACTTGGATCCGTTGCCGAAGATTGAAATTGAAAGGTTATTGGCTTTATACATGACGAAATTGGGTAGTTTAATTTCGGACTTTATAAACTATGGTCCCAAATTAGCATTGCCAAGATATTATCGACTATGGTTACATTCTGGTCAAATTGTTCACTTACAAGATTACAACAATACTAGAGCAATGATTACGGGAATTACTTCTGACTATGGATTGCTTATTGCTAGGGAATTAAAACAAGGGAGCGATAATGAATTTACAGGTTTAGAATATACCTTACAACCAGATGGAAATTCTTTCGATATATTTAAGGGATTGATTTCCAAGAAGCTGACTTAG
- the CRD1 gene encoding cardiolipin synthase (similar to Ashbya gossypii ADR084C), which yields MWKHLLLPRQFNLPIIPRSFNRCAPFRNIVVRAYSTGSEGHYKNSIPKKYPQSSSLWTVPNFLTMTRISTAPFIGHFILSQNLTPAFCLFTYSCITDFLDGYLARKYKAKSIVGTILDPMADKILVIITVFSLSFPPGPQLIPLPIAGLILGRDVLLGVSALFYRYSTMKHAYNRVTWNSYLDIFKYPSAEVKPTVISKWNTFLQMIYLGWGLLLMMLNSQDEDGTSEKTHNWPWVHEGFTYFGYLVGVTTLWSGCSYIFSKNAVKYLRKTK from the coding sequence ATGTGGAAGCACCTACTGCTTCCTAGGCAGTTTAACTTGCCCATAATACCTAGAAGTTTCAATCGATGTGCTCCATTTAGAAACATAGTTGTACGAGCATATTCAACTGGTTCCGAAGGTCATTACAAAAACTCTATTCCTAAGAAGTACCCTCAATCGTCTTCGCTATGGACAGTTCCAAACTTTCTGACGATGACTAGGATTTCAACTGCACCGTTTATTGGTCACTTCATTTTATCGCAGAATTTAACACCGGCATTTTGTTTGTTCACTTACTCATGCATCACCGATTTCTTGGACGGTTACCTGGCGAGGAAATACAAGGCCAAATCAATTGTTGGTACAATATTGGACCCAATGGCGGATAAGATATTGGTGATTATCACGGTCTTTTCCTTGTCATTTCCTCCTGGTCCTCAATTAATTCCATTGCCAATTGCTGGCCTTATTTTAGGTAGGGATGTTTTATTGGGTGTGAGTGCCCTTTTCTATAGATATTCCACCATGAAGCATGCATATAATAGGGTTACATGGAACAGTTACttggatattttcaaatatccAAGTGCAGAAGTTAAGCCGACAGTAATTTCCAAGTGGAATACATTTCTCCAGATGATATATCTAGGGTGGGggttgctgttgatgatgttgaattCTCAAGACGAAGACGGCACTTCAGAAAAGACGCATAACTGGCCATGGGTCCACGAAGGATTTACTTATTTTGGTTATCTTGTCGGTGTGACCACCCTCTGGAGTGGTTGCTCTTATATATTCAGTAAGAATGCCGTTAAATATCTTAGAAAGACAAAATAG